One window from the genome of Gammaproteobacteria bacterium encodes:
- a CDS encoding SPFH/Band 7/PHB domain protein yields the protein MDLPPAVILLIVIAAFAIFYVANAIKIVSQYQKGLIERFGKFRRTADPGLNFIVPFIETMKRVDMREQVVDVPPQEVITKDNVVVTVDAVVYYQATDPVKLKYNVANFIMAATKLAQTNLRNVVGDLQLDEALTSRERINTQLREILDNATDVWGTRVVRVEIQRIEPPPDVTQAMHRQMKAERERRAVVTEAEGQKRSAILKAEGVKQARVLEAEGQAEAIKRVAEADKYQKLTVAEGEGQAIERVFRAIHTGDPTPDLITIRYLDTLKGMADGRATKIFLPVETSGILGSLGAIKEMWAAEADES from the coding sequence ATGGATCTGCCGCCAGCGGTCATTCTACTGATCGTCATTGCTGCGTTCGCGATCTTCTACGTGGCCAACGCCATCAAGATCGTCAGCCAGTACCAAAAAGGACTCATCGAGCGGTTCGGGAAGTTCCGCAGAACCGCCGACCCCGGTTTGAACTTCATCGTTCCGTTCATCGAGACGATGAAACGGGTCGACATGCGGGAGCAGGTCGTGGACGTGCCCCCGCAAGAGGTCATCACCAAAGACAACGTGGTTGTCACGGTCGACGCAGTCGTCTACTACCAGGCGACCGACCCGGTGAAGCTCAAGTACAACGTCGCCAACTTCATCATGGCGGCGACGAAGCTTGCCCAGACAAACCTCCGTAACGTCGTCGGCGACCTTCAGCTCGACGAGGCACTCACGTCGCGCGAGAGGATCAACACGCAGCTCCGTGAGATCCTCGACAACGCAACCGATGTGTGGGGCACGAGAGTCGTCCGTGTCGAGATCCAGCGGATCGAACCGCCACCGGATGTGACCCAGGCGATGCACAGGCAGATGAAGGCGGAGCGGGAGCGACGTGCCGTCGTCACCGAGGCGGAGGGCCAGAAGCGGTCGGCCATCCTGAAGGCCGAAGGTGTCAAGCAGGCGCGTGTGCTCGAGGCCGAAGGTCAGGCGGAGGCGATCAAGCGGGTCGCGGAAGCGGACAAGTATCAGAAGCTCACGGTCGCCGAAGGCGAAGGCCAGGCCATCGAGCGTGTGTTCCGAGCGATCCACACCGGGGATCCGACGCCGGATCTGATCACGATCCGATATCTGGACACGCTCAAGGGTATGGCCGACGGAAGGGCAACGAAGATCTTCCTGCCGGTGGAGACCAGCGGCATCCTCGGCAGTCTCGGCGCCATCAAGGAGATGTGGGCAGCCGAAGCCGACGAGTCGTAG
- a CDS encoding PadR family transcriptional regulator — protein MSIEHSSQLLKGALDLCLLAVISEEPSYGYEMVRKLQERGLALVSEGSIYPSLSRLQKQGLIEGYKVASKEGPKRKYYRIRPAGEGKLAEWSAAWRELAQGVDAVLKGGARVN, from the coding sequence ATGAGCATCGAACACAGCTCTCAGCTCCTCAAGGGTGCCCTCGATCTGTGCCTCCTGGCAGTGATCTCGGAAGAACCCAGCTACGGCTACGAAATGGTGAGGAAGCTGCAGGAACGGGGACTGGCGCTGGTGAGCGAGGGCAGCATCTACCCGTCGCTCAGCAGGCTGCAGAAGCAAGGCCTCATCGAGGGATACAAGGTAGCTTCGAAGGAAGGTCCGAAGCGCAAGTACTACCGGATTCGGCCCGCCGGCGAAGGGAAGCTGGCAGAGTGGAGTGCAGCATGGAGGGAGCTGGCGCAAGGTGTGGATGCCGTGTTGAAAGGTGGTGCTCGTGTCAACTGA